TTGCGCTCGTACGTGCGATATGTTCCCAGCTTGGCGATGAGTTCATCGCCGCATTGCACCTCGGGATACCCGTGATGGAGAGCGACGCGGAGAACCTCCATAACAAGTTCGGCCGGCCCCCAGCGGGCGCCGTCAACGTGCCGCGTCAAGCGCTCCTGAATTCGAGGAGTCAACGGGATGATAAGAGCCGGCTCCTTGTTGGCTGTGGCGCGATTGACAGGGGGCGGCGACGGTCGCGGAGCCGGAGGTTTCGGGCTGGGCGGCGGGGCCTGGGGAGGCGGTGGCAAAGGTTCGGCGAGCGCCGGTTCGTTCTCTTCGATCTGCTCGACGGCTGGATCAGCAACGGGCTCAGGCACAGGCTCCGGAGTTCGGAACATGGACGGCGGCTCGGGGAGGTTTTGCAGCAACGCCTGGGTCCGGGCCTTCTCCTCGGCGAGGACAGCCTCTCGTAATCCTTTGAGTTCTTTGAGAGAGCTGGAGGCTTTGCTGCTCATTTAAGGATTTCGAGCGCCAGCGAAAATATTTTCTCCCGATTCTTTCCTAAGACGGCGGTAAACCCCTCGATCTGCACGTTCTCATACGACGCCGCCAGGGGTAGAGAGTTCTTCAGGACTGGCAAACCGAGATCTTGCGCCATCTCCAGCTCATCCTGGCGCCCTACCAAGGTGCGGTTCCGGACTTTGTTGAAGAGGATCATGGCTTTGGCTTCGGGCCGCATGTACTTTTTGACCAGTTCAATCATGGGGATCGACGCCTGAGTGCTAAACAGGCTCTTTTCCGAAACAATGACCAAGCGATCGCTGGATTGAATGATGGTCCGAAAGAAGCCCTCGTGCTCCTCCTGGTTCAGATCGATCCGCCCCGGAGTGTCGCAGATAATCACCTCCGCCGTGGGGCATTCATGAATCATCGGCAGCTTGCCGATCTTATTTGTCCACATCGTGAGGGAGCCCTGGCTGTCGGTATCTTCAAAGGCCACCTGGTATCCCGCAGCGCTCAGAGCGGCGCCGATCAGAACGGTCGAGGTGGATTTCCCAACCCCTCCCTTCTGGTTCAAAAATGTTATCTTCAACGGCATAACAACCCTTGATGAACTACCAAACTCTGGTAAATAATCCAACACAAACTTGCCGACTCACTGAGCCGGCTTCATTTATGACTCCGCTATCCTCCACGGCCACGCTCGAACCGGCTTTGCGCGAAACAGCCGTGCCCTCGACGGCCATCTCCCGGTTGCCCTATGGGTGTTGA
The window above is part of the Verrucomicrobiota bacterium genome. Proteins encoded here:
- a CDS encoding ParA family protein; this translates as MLDYLPEFGSSSRVVMPLKITFLNQKGGVGKSTSTVLIGAALSAAGYQVAFEDTDSQGSLTMWTNKIGKLPMIHECPTAEVIICDTPGRIDLNQEEHEGFFRTIIQSSDRLVIVSEKSLFSTQASIPMIELVKKYMRPEAKAMILFNKVRNRTLVGRQDELEMAQDLGLPVLKNSLPLAASYENVQIEGFTAVLGKNREKIFSLALEILK